Proteins from a single region of Gasterosteus aculeatus chromosome 20, fGasAcu3.hap1.1, whole genome shotgun sequence:
- the LOC120813513 gene encoding uncharacterized protein LOC120813513 isoform X2 — MSGKPADEAEGVIKDNEYVNAPVRPEDKAPPDRRLLFSSPSLPLLAVCWILLLLIMGLRIYFSSVISEQNVKLIKENQQLMKEIQELSTEGKNTEVKNEIQELKENFTKQITDLEDKWEKFNVSRAQWTIDSYCPADTSKVRTCSACQKGWTKIQKSCIVLHNSEAPPDPKTWEEARENCRGRGGDLVVVHDEEEKNVIDGNVTTLAVPNGYWMGLRVEGGTWKWINGTDLMNASWIEPPAEGHCAVSLGNKGWTSVKCDEKRTRICSQKALSV; from the exons AGGGAGTCATTAAGGACAATGAATACGTGAACGCACCAGTACGTCCTGAGGACAAAGCCCCCCCAG ACCGgaggctcctcttctcctctccgtctctccccctgCTCGCCGTGTGTtggatcctcctgctgctcatcaTGGGCCTTCGTATCTACT TTTCTTCCGTCATTTCTGAACAAAACGTCAAGCTGATAAAagagaaccaacagctgatgaaaGAGATCCAGGAGCTGAGTACAG AAGGTAAGAACACCGAGGTGAAGAACGAGatccaggagctgaaggagaacttcacaaaacaaatcacagacCTGGAGGACAAGTGGGAGAAGTTCAATGTCAGCAGAGCTCAGTGGACCATCGACTCCTACTGCCCAGCAGATACAAGTAAAG tGAGAACGTGTTCAGCTTGTCAGAAAGGCTGGACCAAGATCCAGAAGAGCTGCATTGTGCTTCATAACAGTGAAGCTCCTCCTGATCCTAAAACCTGGGAAGAAGCTCGAGAGAACtgcagaggaaggggaggagatcTGGTTGTTGTTcatgatgaggaggaaaag aACGTAATTGATGGTAACGTCACAACGCTCGCTGTACCTAACGGGTACTGGATGGGCCTGAGGGTTGAAGGAGGGACATGGAAGTGGATCAATGGAACTGATCTGATGAACGC ATCCTGGATAGAACCTCCTGCTGAAGGTCACTGTGCCGTTTCTCTCGGGAACAAAGGATGGACATCAGTGAAGTGTGATGAGAAGAGAACAAGGATCTGCTCACAGAAAGCTTTGTCTGTTTAA
- the LOC120813513 gene encoding C-type lectin domain family 10 member A-like isoform X1: MSEEIFYILLTSPVIQSQRALLYLKSVCVPLISIKNRSMSLMILHKHTRWTSKIDQNQFILLPSINSPNFIFIFDTISDEITEMNQLRENLLAAKQELRNFSEQLNLEKEDSRKKLNSLKLQLENMTQHYHVSEGKNTEVKNEIQELKENFTKQITDLEDKWEKFNVSRAQWTIDSYCPADTSKVRTCSACQKGWTKIQKSCIVLHNSEAPPDPKTWEEARENCRGRGGDLVVVHDEEEKNVIDGNVTTLAVPNGYWMGLRVEGGTWKWINGTDLMNASWIEPPAEGHCAVSLGNKGWTSVKCDEKRTRICSQKALSV; this comes from the exons ATGAGTGAAGAGATATTCTATATTCTTCTAACAAGTCCTGTGATTCAATCCCAACGAGCTCTGTTGTatctcaaaagtgtgtgtgtgccattgaTTTCCATTAAAAACAGATCAATGAGCCTCATGATCCTTCATAAACACACAAGATGGACAAGTAAAATTGACCAAAACCAATTTATATTATTACCATCAATAAATAGTCcaaatttcattttcatttttgataCAATAAGTGATGAAATAACAGAGATGAACCAGTTAAGAGAAAACCTGCTGGCGGCCAAACAAGAGCTGAGAAACTTCAGTGAGCAGCTGAACTTAGAGAAGGAAGACTCGAGAAAGAAACTCAACagtctgaagctgcagctggaaaaCATGACGCAACACTATCATGTCTCAGAAGGTAAGAACACCGAGGTGAAGAACGAGatccaggagctgaaggagaacttcacaaaacaaatcacagacCTGGAGGACAAGTGGGAGAAGTTCAATGTCAGCAGAGCTCAGTGGACCATCGACTCCTACTGCCCAGCAGATACAAGTAAAG tGAGAACGTGTTCAGCTTGTCAGAAAGGCTGGACCAAGATCCAGAAGAGCTGCATTGTGCTTCATAACAGTGAAGCTCCTCCTGATCCTAAAACCTGGGAAGAAGCTCGAGAGAACtgcagaggaaggggaggagatcTGGTTGTTGTTcatgatgaggaggaaaag aACGTAATTGATGGTAACGTCACAACGCTCGCTGTACCTAACGGGTACTGGATGGGCCTGAGGGTTGAAGGAGGGACATGGAAGTGGATCAATGGAACTGATCTGATGAACGC ATCCTGGATAGAACCTCCTGCTGAAGGTCACTGTGCCGTTTCTCTCGGGAACAAAGGATGGACATCAGTGAAGTGTGATGAGAAGAGAACAAGGATCTGCTCACAGAAAGCTTTGTCTGTTTAA
- the LOC120813678 gene encoding asialoglycoprotein receptor 1, with the protein MSRKPADEAEGVIEDNEDVNAPVRPEDKAPPDQRLLFSSPSLPLLAVCWILLLLIMGLRIYFSSVISEQNVKLIKENQELMKENQELKENFTKQIKDLEDNCEKFNVNRAQWTIDSYCPADTHKVRKCSACQRGWTKIQKSCFVFHNGEAPPDPKTWEEARENCRGRGGDLVVVHDEEEKNVIDGKITHIPVPNGYWMGLRVEGGTWKWIDGTNLTDASWMEPPAEGHCAVSLGNKGWTSVKCDEKRTRICSQKALSVDDFIQGFNFYRK; encoded by the exons ATGAGCAGAAAGCCAGCGGATGAAGCAG AGGGAGTCATTGAGGACAATGAAGACGTGAACGCACCAGTACGTCCTGAGGACAAAGCCCCCCCAG ACCAgaggctcctcttctcctctccgtctctccccctgCTCGCCGTGTGTtggatcctcctgctgctcatcaTGGGCCTTCGTATCTACT TTTCTTCCGTCATTTCTGAACAAAACGTCAAGCTGATAAAAGAGAACCAGGAGCTGATGAAAGAGAaccaggagctgaaggagaacttcacaaaacaaatcaaagacCTGGAGGACAACTGCGAGAAGTTCAATGTCAACAGAGCTCAGTGGACCATCGACTCCTACTGCCCAGCAGATACACATAAAG tGAGAAAGTGTTCAGCTTGTCAGAGAGGCTGGACCAAGATCCAGAAGAGCTGCTTTGTGTTTCATAACGGTGAAGCTCCTCCTGATCCTAAAACCTGGGAAGAAGCTCGAGAGAACtgcagaggaaggggaggagatcTGGTTGTTGTTcatgatgaggaggaaaag AACGTAATCGATGGTAAGATCACACACATCCCTGTACCTAACGGGTACTGGATGGGCCTGAGGGTTGAAGGAGGGACGTGGAAGTGGATCGATGGAACTAATCTGACTGACGC CTCCTGGATGGAACCTCCTGCTGAAGGTCACTGTGCCGTTTCTCTCGGGAACAAAGGATGGACATCAGTGAAGTGTGATGAGAAGAGAACAAGGATCTGCTCACAGAAAGCTTTGTCTGTTGATGATTTTATTCAAGGTTTTAATTTCTACAGAAAATag
- the LOC120813677 gene encoding C-type lectin domain family 10 member A-like — protein sequence MSGKPADEAEGVIEDNEYVNAPVRPEDKAPPDRRLLFSSPSLPLLAVCWILLLLIMGLRIYFSSVISEQNVKLMKENQQLMKENQQLKTENQELMKENQELSTEGKNTELKNEIQELKTENQELKENFTKQITDLEDNWEKFNVSRAHWTIDSYCPADKMRKCSACQKGWYQIQKSCFVFYDRETPSELKTWEEARENCRGRGADLVVVHDEEEKNVIDGNVTNIPVSKGYWMGLRVEGGTWKWIDGTDLMNASWIGPPAEGHCAVSLPTRTWTSVKCDEKRTRICSQKALSV from the exons ATGAGCGGAAAGCCAGCGGATGAAGCAG AGGGAGTCATTGAGGACAATGAATACGTGAACGCACCAGTACGTCCTGAGGACAAAGCCCCCCCAG ACCGgaggctcctcttctcctctccgtctctccccctgCTCGCCGTGTGTtggatcctcctgctgctcatcaTGGGCCTTCGTATCTACT TTTCTTCCGTCATTTCTGAACAAAACGTCAAGCTGATGAAagagaaccaacagctgatgaaaGAGAACCAACAGCTGAAGACAGAGAACCAGGAGCTGATGAAAGAGAACCAGGAGCTGAGTACAG AAGGTAAGAACACTGAGCTGAAGAACGAGATCCAGGAGCTGAAGACAGAGAaccaggagctgaaggagaacttcacaaaacaaatcacagacCTGGAGGACAACTGGGAGAAGTTCAATGTCAGCAGAGCTCACTGGACCATCGACTCCTACTGCCCAGCAGATAAAA tGAGAAAGTGTTCAGCTTGTCAGAAAGGCTGGTACCAGATCCAGAAGagctgctttgtgttttatgaCAGGGAAACTCCTTCTGAGCTTAAAACCTGGGAAGAAGCTCGAGAGAACTGCAGAGGAAGGGGAGCAGATCTGGTTGTTGTTcatgatgaggaggaaaag aACGTAATCGATGGTAACGTCACAAACATCCCTGTATCTAAGGGGTACTGGATGGGCCTGAGGGTTGAAGGAGGGACGTGGAAGTGGATCGATGGAACTGATCTGATGAACGC CTCCTGGATAGGACCTCCTGCTGAAGGTCACTGTGCCGTTTCTCTCCCGACCAGAACATGGACATCAGTGAAGTGTGATGAGAAGAGAACAAGGATCTGCTCACAGAAAGCTTTGTCTGTTTAA